Proteins found in one Bacteroidales bacterium WCE2008 genomic segment:
- a CDS encoding glucosamine-6-phosphate deaminase, producing the protein MKHFVLPYEGGLITDKLPQDILHSYEKVNAEIYSESREASSKVADIIVNGIKATKGRLFRLGLTTGVTPVSLYNELARRCAAGEVSFRNVEIVSIDEYYPFRADQHQSRNSRLHEALIDKVDILKENVHIPDGTVPAEEISAYCASFDKLARGLDLLVIGVGEQGQLGFNEAGSTEKSRTRTVPLPYKSRKRQAHNFNGDISATPAAAITIGISTMLSASRIIVMAWGEDKAEAVKAIAEGEVTPLCPASYLQLHDNASIFVDETAGSLLTRVSAPWLVGSCDWTPKFIRKAVVWLCQQVGKPILKLTERDYLENSLGELIEKYGPFDKININVFNDLQHTITGWPGGKPNADDSTRPVSAAPFPKTVLIFSPHPDDDVISMGGTFIRLVAQGHNVHVAYETSGDVAVYDDVVLQHMDAAYQLGFADKFDEVKALIDSKRPGEAEPRALLDIKAAIRRSEARSAVRSFGLNDKTNAHFLNLPFYESGGVKKMPRTQVDVDIIKKLMNELKPDMIFMAGDLADPHGTHRVCTEAAMDAFEQLREEGAKWTENAHIWLYRGAWMEWELGRVDMAVPLSPGEVVSKRHAIFRHLSQKDIVPFPGDDPREFWQRAEERTQNTARLYDELGMAEYQAMEVFLKLF; encoded by the coding sequence ATGAAACACTTTGTTTTACCTTATGAGGGCGGTCTTATAACAGACAAGCTGCCTCAAGACATCCTGCACAGCTACGAGAAAGTAAACGCTGAAATCTACAGCGAATCTCGCGAAGCAAGCTCGAAAGTCGCAGACATTATCGTTAATGGAATCAAGGCTACTAAGGGACGCCTCTTCCGTCTCGGACTGACTACAGGCGTTACCCCTGTTTCCCTTTACAATGAACTCGCGCGCCGTTGCGCCGCCGGAGAAGTCTCCTTCCGCAACGTCGAGATCGTCTCAATCGACGAGTATTATCCATTCCGCGCAGACCAGCACCAGAGCCGCAACAGCCGACTCCACGAGGCCCTGATCGACAAAGTCGATATCCTCAAGGAAAATGTTCATATCCCTGACGGGACTGTCCCTGCCGAAGAGATCTCCGCCTACTGCGCTTCCTTCGACAAGCTCGCCCGCGGCCTCGACCTCCTCGTAATCGGAGTAGGAGAGCAGGGCCAGCTCGGCTTCAACGAGGCAGGTTCGACCGAAAAGAGCCGCACCCGCACCGTTCCGCTCCCATACAAATCCCGCAAGAGACAGGCCCATAACTTCAACGGAGACATCTCCGCCACCCCTGCCGCAGCAATCACCATCGGCATCAGCACAATGCTCAGCGCATCCAGGATCATCGTGATGGCTTGGGGCGAGGACAAGGCAGAAGCCGTCAAAGCCATCGCAGAAGGCGAGGTTACCCCTCTCTGCCCGGCTTCATATCTCCAGCTCCATGACAACGCCTCGATCTTCGTGGACGAGACCGCCGGATCCCTGCTCACCCGCGTGAGCGCCCCATGGCTCGTAGGCAGCTGCGACTGGACTCCTAAGTTCATCCGCAAGGCCGTCGTATGGCTCTGCCAGCAGGTTGGAAAGCCTATCCTCAAACTCACCGAGCGCGACTATCTCGAGAACTCCCTCGGCGAGCTCATCGAAAAATACGGACCGTTCGACAAGATCAACATAAACGTCTTCAACGACCTCCAGCACACCATCACAGGATGGCCGGGCGGAAAGCCGAATGCAGACGATTCAACCCGTCCTGTCAGCGCCGCACCGTTCCCTAAGACCGTCCTGATCTTCTCTCCGCATCCGGATGACGACGTGATCTCCATGGGCGGTACATTCATCCGTCTCGTAGCCCAGGGCCACAATGTCCATGTAGCATACGAGACCTCCGGAGACGTGGCAGTCTATGACGACGTGGTACTCCAGCACATGGATGCCGCATACCAGCTCGGATTCGCCGACAAGTTCGACGAAGTCAAGGCCCTCATCGACTCCAAGCGTCCTGGAGAGGCCGAGCCTCGCGCCCTTCTCGACATCAAGGCGGCCATCCGCCGCAGCGAAGCCAGAAGCGCCGTTCGCTCATTCGGTCTCAACGACAAGACCAACGCCCACTTCCTGAACCTTCCGTTCTATGAGTCCGGCGGCGTCAAGAAGATGCCAAGGACCCAGGTGGACGTCGACATAATCAAGAAGCTCATGAACGAGCTAAAGCCTGACATGATTTTCATGGCCGGCGACCTCGCCGACCCTCACGGAACCCACAGGGTCTGCACAGAGGCAGCCATGGACGCTTTCGAGCAGCTCCGCGAGGAAGGTGCCAAGTGGACTGAAAACGCCCACATCTGGCTCTACAGGGGCGCATGGATGGAGTGGGAGCTCGGCCGCGTGGACATGGCTGTTCCGCTCAGCCCGGGAGAGGTCGTAAGCAAGCGTCATGCTATCTTCCGTCACCTCAGCCAGAAGGACATCGTTCCATTCCCTGGAGACGATCCTCGTGAGTTCTGGCAGCGTGCCGAGGAGAGGACCCAGAATACTGCGCGTCTCTACGATGAGCTCGGAATGGCGGAATACCAGGCGATGGAGGTCTTCCTCAAGCTTTTTTAA
- a CDS encoding Outer membrane protein OmpA has product MKKLIPIALIALVLVPGCGNMSNLAKDSLIGSGAGAAVGAAVGAIIGKDAKGALIGAAIGTAVGGGAGAVIGRKMDKKAEELAALQDAQIEKIYDANGLEALKVTFASGILFQTNKADLSAASKKELAEFASKMNDLKDTDITIYGHTDNTGSAAVNEKLSAERAASVAAYLKSCGIAGDRMKTQGLSYTDPVADNSTVEGRAKNRRVEIYITADENMIAAAQNGTLQ; this is encoded by the coding sequence ATGAAAAAGTTAATTCCTATCGCATTGATCGCACTGGTTCTCGTACCGGGTTGCGGTAACATGTCCAATCTCGCTAAAGATAGTCTTATCGGTTCAGGTGCCGGCGCAGCTGTCGGTGCTGCCGTAGGAGCTATCATCGGTAAGGATGCAAAGGGAGCTCTTATCGGAGCTGCAATCGGTACCGCTGTAGGTGGAGGTGCCGGCGCTGTTATCGGCCGCAAGATGGACAAGAAGGCTGAAGAGCTTGCAGCTCTCCAGGATGCCCAGATCGAGAAGATCTACGATGCCAACGGTCTCGAGGCTCTGAAAGTTACTTTCGCAAGCGGAATTCTCTTCCAGACCAACAAGGCTGACCTTTCTGCGGCTTCAAAGAAGGAGCTCGCTGAGTTCGCCAGCAAGATGAACGATCTCAAGGATACGGATATCACGATTTATGGCCATACCGACAATACCGGTTCTGCCGCTGTCAACGAAAAGCTTTCTGCAGAGAGAGCTGCTTCCGTTGCCGCTTATCTTAAGAGTTGTGGTATCGCAGGCGATCGTATGAAGACCCAGGGTCTTTCATATACCGATCCTGTTGCTGACAACAGTACTGTTGAGGGCCGCGCAAAGAACCGTCGTGTGGAGATCTACATCACTGCCGACGAGAACATGATCGCTGCCGCCCAGAACGGAACTCTCCAGTAA